In Shinella sp. XGS7, a single genomic region encodes these proteins:
- a CDS encoding MFS transporter, translating to MPIALLALTLSAYAIGTTEFVIVGLLPTVASDLHITLPLAGLIVSVYALGVTFGAPVLTALTGKLGRKPLLLGLMALFIAGNALAALAPSYGMLLAGRVLSAFAHGVFFSVGATIAADLVAPDKRASAIAMMFMGLTVAIVTGVPLGTFIGQTFGWRATFWAVAGLGVVALAAIAFLLPANLRRETPAGLMEQVRVLGSGRLLIVFAMTALGYGGTFVTFTFLAPMLQERAGFEAGTVGLVMLVYGVSVAVGNLWGGRLADRRGPVAALSLIFALLAAVLLLLNFTAASKPLMLLTVLLWGAVAFGNVAGLQVYVVQLAERHAPRAVDVASGLNIAAFNVGIAAGAQLGGEIVAGWGLAPLPWVGALVVLGALALTRLSGRLDARQPLPPSRLPLPVGH from the coding sequence ATGCCCATCGCCCTGCTGGCGCTGACCCTCAGCGCCTATGCCATCGGCACCACGGAATTCGTGATCGTCGGCCTCCTGCCGACCGTCGCTTCCGACCTCCACATCACCCTGCCGCTCGCCGGCCTCATCGTTTCCGTCTATGCGCTCGGCGTCACCTTCGGCGCGCCGGTGCTGACGGCCCTCACCGGAAAGCTCGGCCGCAAACCGCTGCTTTTGGGCCTCATGGCCCTCTTCATCGCCGGCAATGCGCTGGCCGCGCTCGCGCCGAGCTACGGCATGCTGCTGGCCGGCCGGGTGCTTTCGGCCTTCGCGCACGGCGTCTTCTTCTCCGTCGGCGCCACCATCGCGGCCGATCTGGTCGCACCCGACAAGCGCGCCTCCGCCATCGCCATGATGTTCATGGGCCTGACGGTCGCCATCGTCACCGGCGTGCCGCTCGGCACCTTCATCGGCCAGACCTTCGGCTGGCGCGCCACCTTCTGGGCCGTCGCCGGGCTCGGCGTCGTGGCCCTCGCCGCCATCGCCTTCCTGCTGCCGGCGAACCTGCGCCGCGAAACGCCCGCCGGCCTGATGGAGCAGGTGCGCGTGCTCGGCTCCGGCCGCCTGCTGATCGTCTTCGCCATGACGGCGCTCGGCTATGGCGGCACCTTCGTCACCTTCACCTTTCTGGCGCCCATGCTGCAAGAGCGTGCGGGCTTCGAAGCCGGCACCGTGGGTCTGGTGATGCTGGTCTACGGCGTCTCGGTGGCCGTGGGCAATCTCTGGGGCGGCCGCCTGGCCGACCGCCGCGGCCCGGTCGCCGCGCTGAGCCTGATCTTCGCCCTGCTGGCGGCCGTGCTGCTGCTGCTGAACTTCACCGCGGCGTCCAAGCCCCTGATGCTGCTGACCGTGCTGCTCTGGGGGGCCGTGGCCTTTGGCAATGTGGCGGGCCTGCAGGTCTATGTGGTGCAGCTGGCCGAGCGCCATGCGCCGCGGGCCGTGGACGTGGCCTCGGGCCTGAACATCGCGGCCTTCAATGTGGGCATTGCCGCCGGCGCCCAGCTGGGCGGCGAGATCGTGGCGGGCTGGGGCCTGGCGCCCCTGCCCTGGGTGGGCGCCCTGGTGGTGCTGGGCGCCCTGGCCCTCACCCGCCTGAGCGGCCGGCTGGATGCCCGCCAGCCGCTGCCGCCCAGCCGCTTGCCGCTACCCGTCGGTCACTGA
- the cysT gene encoding sulfate ABC transporter permease subunit CysT has protein sequence MSSSAVLQPGAAAAAALPRRKPRRVLPGFGPTLGFTLFYLSLLVLLPLTAVFLKAAGHGFEAFWAAATAPRVLASYKLSFGAALLAAAINVVFGVIVAWVIVRYEFPGRRIVDAVVDLPFALPTAVAGIALAALYAPNGWVGQVLGLVGIKAAFNPTGIVIALVFIGLPFVVRTVQPVMEEIDREVEEAAATLGANRFQTVFRVLLPGLAPAILTGFALAFARGVGEYGSVIFIAGNIPMVSEITPLMIISKLEQYDYVGATAIATVMLLFSFVLLLAINGLQAWSARRNGLEGRK, from the coding sequence ATGAGCTCTTCTGCCGTTCTTCAACCGGGTGCCGCTGCGGCGGCCGCGCTGCCGCGGCGCAAGCCACGCCGCGTGCTGCCCGGCTTCGGGCCCACCCTGGGCTTCACGCTGTTCTACCTCTCGCTGCTGGTGCTGCTGCCGCTCACGGCGGTCTTCCTCAAGGCGGCCGGCCATGGCTTCGAGGCCTTCTGGGCCGCGGCCACCGCGCCGCGCGTGCTGGCCTCCTACAAGCTGAGTTTTGGGGCGGCCCTGCTGGCCGCAGCCATCAATGTCGTCTTCGGCGTCATCGTCGCCTGGGTCATCGTGCGCTACGAGTTTCCCGGCCGCCGCATCGTCGATGCGGTCGTCGACCTGCCCTTCGCGCTGCCGACCGCCGTCGCGGGCATCGCGCTTGCCGCGCTCTATGCGCCGAACGGCTGGGTCGGCCAGGTGCTCGGCCTCGTCGGCATCAAGGCGGCCTTCAATCCCACCGGCATCGTCATCGCCCTCGTCTTCATCGGACTGCCCTTCGTGGTGCGCACGGTGCAGCCTGTCATGGAGGAGATCGACAGGGAGGTGGAGGAGGCGGCCGCAACGCTCGGGGCCAATCGTTTCCAGACCGTCTTCCGCGTGCTGCTGCCGGGCCTTGCCCCGGCGATCCTGACGGGCTTTGCGCTCGCCTTCGCCCGCGGCGTCGGCGAATACGGCTCGGTCATCTTCATCGCCGGCAACATCCCCATGGTCAGCGAGATCACGCCGCTGATGATCATCTCCAAGCTGGAGCAGTACGACTATGTGGGCGCCACCGCCATTGCCACCGTGATGCTGCTTTTCTCCTTTGTGCTGCTGCTGGCCATCAACGGCCTGCAGGCCTGGAGCGCCCGCCGCAATGGTCTGGAGGGGCGCAAATGA
- a CDS encoding glycosyl transferase: MLKQIVVVKWGTRFGPEYVNRMYAMAARNITGPFKLVCLTDDPSGLRPEVVAQPLPELGCEWPKNSPGKWRKLVLWGAEVPGLEPGPALFVDLDSAIVGNIDGYFEYGHPDDVILARNWAKPLQRLGQTSVFRYPVGRNPQILANFRADPQGVADRCHFEQHYITESVPGGIKLWPEHWTRHFRLHCLPQFPLRYFKVARLPKGAKIVTFPGGPNPGEVIDGRWFETQDQPPTRWQHVRDAFNPQRRVEKSAWKHLTRFVLPVPWLQKHWAD, encoded by the coding sequence ATGCTCAAGCAAATCGTCGTCGTCAAGTGGGGAACCCGTTTCGGCCCCGAATATGTGAACCGCATGTATGCCATGGCGGCTCGCAACATCACCGGTCCTTTCAAACTGGTGTGTCTGACCGACGATCCCAGCGGCCTGCGGCCCGAGGTGGTGGCCCAGCCCCTGCCCGAACTGGGTTGTGAATGGCCCAAGAACAGCCCTGGCAAATGGCGCAAGCTGGTACTCTGGGGGGCTGAGGTGCCGGGCCTGGAGCCCGGTCCCGCCCTGTTTGTGGATCTGGACTCGGCCATCGTCGGCAATATCGACGGCTATTTCGAGTACGGCCACCCGGATGATGTGATCCTGGCCCGCAACTGGGCCAAGCCCCTGCAGCGCCTGGGCCAGACCTCGGTCTTCCGTTACCCGGTGGGGCGCAATCCGCAGATCCTGGCAAATTTCCGTGCCGATCCCCAGGGGGTGGCGGATCGCTGCCATTTCGAGCAGCACTACATCACCGAATCCGTGCCGGGTGGCATCAAGCTCTGGCCCGAGCACTGGACCCGCCATTTCCGCCTGCACTGCCTGCCGCAGTTCCCGCTGCGCTACTTCAAGGTGGCGCGCCTGCCCAAGGGCGCCAAGATCGTGACCTTCCCCGGCGGACCCAACCCCGGCGAGGTGATTGACGGTCGCTGGTTCGAAACCCAGGACCAGCCCCCCACGCGCTGGCAGCATGTGCGGGATGCCTTCAATCCGCAGCGCCGCGTGGAGAAAAGCGCCTGGAAGCACCTGACCCGTTTCGTGCTGCCCGTGCCCTGGCTGCAGAAGCACTGGGCCGATTGA
- a CDS encoding methyl-accepting chemotaxis protein, whose product MNRSSTVHSLGRHSVAFRLWASVIAVIVALFAVIGYSSLRSNQVQERTTAIAAAMDAKVDAARRWAGMTTANVVRVQASAASSDPAIEAMYKEVIPAVIAEISKVQKSIEASELSSADKALMERITGERKAVLDSLARTRQLKASDPAAAAQEVTQRFNPAVDVYLKSLNEFAELQVKEKERILGELAEERKSTVRIAAGLIALVVIGLVAGAVWLVRSIQQPLAQAMEAADRIAAGDLGTQVHVDRQDEFGQLLGAMERMVGQLRRVVGEVRQGIDSVSTASSEIATGNHDLSARTEQTASSLQETASSMEELTATVGHSADTARQANQLASSAAEAATRGGQVVEQVVGNMAQITESSREISNIIGVIDEIAFQTNLLALNAGVEAARAGEAGKGFAVVAQEVRELAQRSANAAKEIKTLINASVERVEAGAQLVGQTGEAMNDIVSSVKRVTDLIGEIASSATEQRDGIAQVNLAVTQLDQMTQQNAALVEESAAAAQSLREQSARLAEAVSVFKLEQGSVSRTPAPAAPRAPAPARKPTTPATARPATAAPKAAHKPAPKAAPAPAPKVAAVSDEWESF is encoded by the coding sequence ATGAACCGCTCCTCTACCGTCCATTCCCTGGGCCGCCACAGCGTGGCCTTTCGCCTGTGGGCCTCGGTGATTGCCGTCATCGTGGCCCTGTTCGCCGTCATCGGCTATTCCTCGCTGCGCAGCAACCAGGTCCAGGAGCGCACCACGGCCATCGCCGCCGCCATGGACGCCAAGGTGGACGCCGCGCGGCGCTGGGCTGGCATGACCACGGCCAATGTGGTGCGGGTGCAGGCCTCGGCCGCCAGCAGCGATCCGGCCATCGAGGCCATGTACAAGGAGGTGATCCCGGCCGTGATCGCCGAGATCAGCAAGGTGCAGAAGTCCATTGAGGCTTCCGAGCTCAGCAGCGCCGACAAGGCCCTGATGGAGCGCATCACCGGCGAGCGCAAGGCGGTGCTGGACTCCCTGGCCCGCACCCGCCAGCTCAAGGCCAGCGATCCCGCGGCCGCAGCCCAGGAAGTCACGCAGCGCTTCAACCCGGCCGTGGATGTCTATCTGAAGTCGCTCAATGAGTTCGCCGAGCTCCAGGTCAAGGAAAAGGAGCGCATCCTGGGCGAGCTGGCCGAGGAGCGCAAAAGCACGGTGCGCATCGCCGCCGGCCTGATCGCCCTGGTGGTGATCGGCCTGGTGGCCGGCGCCGTCTGGCTGGTGCGCTCCATCCAGCAGCCCCTGGCCCAGGCCATGGAGGCGGCCGACCGCATCGCTGCCGGCGATCTGGGCACCCAGGTCCATGTGGACCGCCAGGACGAGTTCGGCCAGCTGCTGGGCGCCATGGAACGCATGGTGGGCCAGTTGCGCCGCGTGGTGGGCGAGGTGCGACAGGGCATCGATTCGGTGTCCACCGCCTCCAGCGAGATCGCCACCGGCAACCATGACCTGAGCGCACGCACCGAGCAGACCGCCTCCAGCCTGCAGGAGACGGCCAGCTCCATGGAAGAGCTGACCGCCACCGTGGGCCACTCGGCCGACACGGCACGCCAGGCCAACCAGCTGGCCAGCTCGGCGGCCGAGGCCGCCACCCGCGGCGGCCAGGTGGTGGAGCAGGTGGTGGGCAATATGGCCCAGATCACCGAGAGCTCGCGCGAGATCTCCAACATCATCGGCGTCATCGACGAAATCGCCTTCCAGACCAACCTGCTGGCCCTGAATGCCGGGGTGGAAGCGGCTCGTGCGGGCGAGGCCGGCAAGGGCTTCGCCGTCGTCGCGCAGGAAGTGCGAGAACTCGCCCAGCGTTCGGCCAATGCCGCCAAGGAGATCAAGACGCTGATCAATGCCAGCGTCGAGCGCGTGGAGGCCGGCGCCCAGCTGGTGGGCCAGACCGGCGAGGCGATGAATGACATCGTCAGCAGCGTCAAGCGCGTGACCGATCTGATCGGCGAGATCGCCTCCTCGGCCACCGAGCAGCGCGACGGCATCGCCCAGGTCAATCTGGCCGTGACCCAGCTGGATCAGATGACCCAGCAGAATGCGGCCCTGGTGGAGGAATCCGCGGCCGCCGCCCAGTCCCTGCGCGAGCAGTCGGCCCGCCTGGCCGAGGCCGTGTCGGTCTTCAAGCTGGAGCAGGGCAGCGTGAGCCGCACGCCAGCCCCGGCCGCACCGCGCGCCCCGGCGCCGGCCCGCAAGCCCACCACGCCTGCGACCGCACGGCCGGCCACGGCAGCGCCGAAAGCGGCGCACAAACCCGCGCCCAAGGCAGCCCCCGCCCCCGCGCCCAAGGTCGCGGCGGTGAGCGACGAGTGGGAATCCTTCTGA
- a CDS encoding CysB family HTH-type transcriptional regulator has product MNFQQLRIIREAVQQNFNLTDVAAALFTSQSGVSKHIKDLEDELGVELFVRRGKRLLGLTEPGKELAVIVERMLLDAKNIKRLAEQFSGAEQGRLTIATTHTQARYALPQVVARFKAAFPRVHLVLHQGSPAEIVALLQSGEADIGIATEALQTQEQFVTFPFYEWRHAVVVPEGHALARAGALSLEQLAEHPLITYHEGYTGRARIDASFAAAGLSPDIVMSALDADVIKTYVQVGLGVGIVAAMAFEPQRDQGLQLLDASALFQANTTRIALKRGHYLRGFAYRFLQECVAELSEDVVRAALERPAD; this is encoded by the coding sequence ATGAACTTCCAGCAACTGCGCATCATCCGCGAGGCGGTCCAGCAGAACTTCAATCTGACCGATGTGGCCGCGGCGCTCTTTACCTCGCAGTCCGGCGTGTCCAAGCACATCAAGGACCTGGAGGACGAGCTGGGCGTGGAACTCTTCGTGCGCCGTGGCAAGCGCCTGCTGGGCCTGACCGAGCCGGGCAAGGAGCTGGCCGTCATCGTCGAGCGCATGCTGCTGGACGCCAAGAACATCAAGCGCCTGGCCGAGCAGTTCTCCGGCGCCGAGCAGGGCCGGCTGACCATTGCCACCACCCACACCCAGGCGCGTTACGCCCTGCCCCAGGTGGTGGCGCGCTTCAAGGCCGCCTTTCCCCGGGTGCATCTGGTGCTGCACCAGGGCAGCCCGGCGGAGATCGTGGCCCTGCTGCAGTCGGGCGAGGCGGACATCGGCATCGCCACCGAAGCCCTGCAGACCCAGGAGCAGTTCGTCACCTTTCCCTTCTACGAGTGGCGCCATGCCGTGGTCGTGCCCGAGGGCCATGCCCTGGCGCGCGCCGGGGCCCTGAGCCTGGAGCAGCTGGCCGAGCACCCGCTGATCACCTACCACGAGGGCTACACCGGCCGGGCGCGCATTGATGCCAGCTTCGCCGCCGCGGGTCTGAGCCCGGACATCGTGATGTCGGCCCTGGATGCCGACGTGATCAAGACCTATGTGCAGGTGGGCCTGGGTGTGGGCATCGTGGCGGCCATGGCCTTCGAACCCCAGCGCGACCAGGGCCTGCAGCTGCTCGACGCCTCGGCCCTGTTCCAGGCCAACACCACCCGCATCGCGCTCAAGCGCGGTCACTATCTGCGCGGCTTTGCCTACCGCTTCCTGCAGGAGTGCGTGGCCGAGCTCAGCGAGGATGTGGTGCGCGCCGCCCTGGAGCGCCCGGCCGACTGA
- a CDS encoding LysR family transcriptional regulator codes for MKTTLDELQAFVAVVDSGSITAAAERLAQTVSALSRSLARLEGKLGTSLLNRTTRRLALTEEGQLFLARARAILDAVNEAEQQLAARRVRPAGRLRVNAATPFMLHVLVPLLGGLRERYPELELVLDSDELNIDLLEQRTDVALRIGALRDSTLHARPLGASRLRVLASPAYLKARGRPRSPAELAGHSLLGFTQPDSLNEWPLRLAGGELLRIQPSLSASSGETLRQLALAHQGIVCLSDFMSCEDRRRGDLVQLFAKETVEQLQSIHAVYYRNSALAARIACFLDHLAAQLAASDWAEQTPGPRPEPGTGAGGLRPPA; via the coding sequence ATGAAGACCACGCTGGACGAGTTGCAGGCCTTTGTGGCCGTGGTGGACAGCGGCTCCATCACCGCCGCGGCCGAGCGCCTGGCGCAGACGGTCTCGGCCCTGAGTCGCAGCCTGGCGCGCCTGGAGGGCAAGCTGGGCACCAGCCTGCTCAACCGCACCACCCGCCGCCTGGCCCTGACCGAAGAGGGCCAGCTCTTTCTGGCGCGGGCCCGCGCCATCCTGGACGCCGTGAACGAGGCCGAGCAGCAGCTGGCCGCCCGGCGCGTGCGCCCGGCCGGGCGCCTGCGGGTGAATGCCGCCACGCCCTTCATGCTGCATGTGCTGGTGCCCCTGCTGGGCGGGCTGCGCGAGCGCTACCCCGAGCTGGAGCTGGTGCTGGACAGCGACGAGCTCAATATCGATCTGCTGGAGCAGCGCACCGATGTGGCCCTGCGCATCGGTGCCCTGCGCGACTCCACCCTGCATGCCCGGCCCCTGGGTGCCAGCCGCCTGCGGGTGCTGGCCAGCCCGGCCTATCTGAAGGCCCGGGGCCGGCCGCGCAGCCCGGCCGAGCTGGCCGGCCACAGCCTGCTGGGCTTCACCCAGCCGGACAGCCTCAATGAATGGCCGCTGCGCCTGGCCGGCGGCGAGCTGCTGCGCATCCAGCCCAGCCTCAGCGCCTCCAGCGGCGAAACCCTGCGCCAGCTGGCCCTGGCGCACCAGGGCATCGTCTGCCTCTCGGACTTCATGAGCTGCGAGGACCGGCGCCGTGGCGACCTGGTGCAGCTCTTCGCGAAGGAAACGGTGGAGCAGCTGCAGTCCATCCACGCGGTCTACTACCGCAACAGCGCGCTGGCGGCGCGCATCGCCTGTTTTCTGGACCATCTGGCCGCGCAGCTCGCAGCCAGCGACTGGGCCGAGCAGACGCCGGGCCCGCGGCCGGAGCCGGGGACGGGGGCGGGCGGCCTCAGGCCGCCGGCTTGA
- a CDS encoding GGDEF domain-containing protein yields the protein MKLSPQHLRKALTSPAGASLKTRAMLLMLGVGLSGVGLASLIRTQHEAQLATEHVLGMAVQDLLLVLALGLVFVLMLERTLLRPLRRLAEQAHAFDPTQPPQTWLEPPRDGPRELQQINQAFERVQQSLGAQLRREQHRAEQLRTEVEQRSLALEQARLALDQAQRELASLSRHDPLTGLANRREFDDALRREFKRAQRQQGLLALAVLDLDCFRAYNERLGRAAGDAALQAVARLLAERFKRDTDLVARLGGEEFGVLLPGCDRGQAQDLMEQLREALAELAIPHPANSAHAEQLTLSIGLASYRPAQPYLSPQALLQAADEALYVAKHAGRDRLSLAA from the coding sequence GTGAAGCTCAGCCCCCAGCACCTCCGCAAGGCCCTGACCTCCCCCGCCGGCGCCTCGCTCAAGACCCGCGCGATGCTGCTGATGCTGGGCGTGGGTCTGTCGGGCGTGGGTCTGGCCAGCCTGATACGCACCCAGCACGAGGCCCAGCTCGCCACCGAGCATGTGCTGGGCATGGCGGTGCAGGACCTGCTCCTGGTGCTGGCCCTGGGCCTGGTCTTTGTGCTGATGCTGGAGCGCACCCTGTTGCGCCCGCTGCGCCGCCTGGCCGAGCAGGCCCATGCTTTCGACCCCACCCAGCCGCCCCAGACCTGGCTGGAGCCGCCCCGGGACGGACCGCGCGAGCTGCAGCAGATCAACCAGGCTTTCGAGCGCGTGCAGCAAAGCCTCGGCGCCCAGCTGCGCCGCGAGCAGCACCGTGCCGAGCAGCTGCGCACCGAGGTGGAGCAGCGCAGCCTGGCCCTGGAGCAGGCCCGGCTGGCCCTGGACCAGGCCCAGCGCGAGCTGGCCAGCCTGAGCCGCCATGACCCGCTGACGGGCCTGGCCAACCGGCGCGAGTTTGACGACGCGCTGCGCCGCGAATTCAAGCGCGCCCAGCGCCAGCAGGGCCTGCTGGCCCTGGCGGTGCTGGATCTGGACTGCTTCCGGGCCTACAACGAGCGCCTGGGCCGCGCGGCGGGCGATGCCGCCCTGCAGGCCGTGGCCCGGCTGCTGGCCGAGCGCTTCAAGCGCGATACCGATCTGGTGGCCCGCCTGGGCGGCGAGGAGTTTGGCGTGCTGCTGCCGGGCTGCGACCGCGGCCAGGCCCAGGACCTGATGGAACAGCTGCGCGAGGCCCTGGCCGAGCTGGCCATTCCCCACCCCGCCAACAGCGCCCATGCCGAACAGCTCACGCTGAGCATCGGCCTGGCCAGCTACCGGCCGGCCCAGCCCTATCTGAGCCCGCAGGCCCTGCTGCAGGCGGCCGATGAAGCGCTCTATGTGGCCAAGCACGCCGGGCGCGACCGCCTGAGCCTGGCGGCCTGA
- a CDS encoding TSUP family transporter codes for MLELLTVALASLLAGFVDAVVGGGGLVLVPALFSVFPSAAPATLFGTNKGGAIWGTAWASVQFARRVTLPWHALLPAAGAALGGSFIGAWAVTLVDPSGLRKALPLILLAVLLYTLAKKDLGRTHEPRYQGRVEALLASAIGLVIGFYDGFFGPGTGSFFVFLFVRLLGFDFLHASASAKLLNTATNGAALLLFALKGHVWWHIAAVMAVTNVMGSLLGTRLALKHGAGFVRGMFVLVVSALILKTGWDAFFR; via the coding sequence ATGCTTGAACTTCTGACCGTGGCCCTGGCCTCCCTGCTGGCCGGTTTTGTCGATGCCGTCGTGGGAGGTGGGGGCCTGGTCCTGGTGCCGGCCCTGTTCAGTGTCTTTCCCAGCGCCGCGCCCGCCACCCTGTTCGGCACCAACAAGGGCGGCGCCATCTGGGGCACGGCCTGGGCCAGCGTGCAGTTCGCGCGCCGCGTCACCCTGCCCTGGCACGCCCTGCTGCCCGCCGCCGGCGCGGCCTTGGGGGGCAGCTTCATCGGCGCCTGGGCCGTCACCCTGGTGGACCCCAGCGGCCTGCGCAAGGCCCTGCCGCTCATCCTGCTGGCCGTGTTGCTCTACACCCTGGCCAAGAAGGACCTGGGCCGCACCCATGAGCCGCGCTACCAGGGCAGGGTCGAGGCCCTGCTGGCCAGCGCCATCGGTCTGGTGATCGGTTTCTACGACGGCTTCTTTGGCCCCGGCACCGGCAGCTTCTTCGTCTTCCTCTTCGTGCGTCTGCTGGGCTTCGACTTTCTGCACGCCTCGGCCAGCGCCAAGCTGCTGAACACCGCCACCAATGGCGCGGCCCTGCTGCTGTTCGCGCTCAAGGGCCATGTGTGGTGGCATATCGCGGCCGTCATGGCGGTGACCAATGTGATGGGTAGCCTGCTGGGCACGCGCCTGGCACTCAAGCATGGCGCGGGTTTTGTGCGCGGCATGTTTGTGCTGGTGGTCAGTGCACTGATCCTGAAAACGGGCTGGGATGCCTTCTTCCGCTAG
- a CDS encoding HDOD domain-containing protein, with amino-acid sequence MPVDPQLRSLDIEIPTQPEVLVKLSLLMAAEEVDLPAISALVESDMALAAAVLKAVNSSLYGLQGRVQTVHQALTYLGMREVAAITFEMGLRAAFPPAAELEPVWQRASQRGLLMGRMGQMLGVDPWAAHSAGLFEECGKAVLYRHASAHYPAMLRATTLDAELVQLEHTAFGVSHDALGAALCESWGLAPAAVASVRHHVQLQQSLQIPELVQRGSICAISVMAWALMNKPEALEDVARVIAPQAQLDETLVLRAARRVSEQLLEAQARGR; translated from the coding sequence ATGCCCGTAGACCCACAGCTTCGTTCGCTCGACATCGAGATCCCCACCCAACCCGAGGTGCTGGTCAAGCTGTCCCTGCTGATGGCGGCCGAGGAGGTGGATCTGCCGGCGATCTCCGCCCTGGTGGAATCGGACATGGCCCTGGCGGCCGCGGTGCTCAAGGCGGTGAATTCCTCGCTCTACGGCCTGCAGGGCCGGGTGCAGACCGTGCACCAGGCCCTGACCTATCTGGGCATGCGCGAGGTCGCCGCCATCACCTTCGAGATGGGCCTGCGTGCGGCCTTCCCGCCGGCCGCCGAGCTGGAGCCGGTCTGGCAGCGCGCCTCGCAGCGCGGCCTGCTGATGGGCCGCATGGGCCAGATGCTGGGTGTGGACCCCTGGGCCGCCCACTCGGCCGGCCTGTTCGAGGAATGCGGCAAGGCCGTGCTCTACCGCCATGCCTCGGCGCATTACCCCGCCATGCTGCGCGCCACCACCCTGGACGCCGAGCTGGTGCAGCTGGAGCACACGGCCTTTGGCGTGAGCCACGACGCCCTGGGCGCCGCCCTGTGCGAGAGCTGGGGCCTGGCCCCGGCGGCGGTGGCCAGCGTGCGCCACCATGTGCAGCTGCAGCAGAGTCTGCAGATTCCCGAGCTGGTGCAGCGCGGCAGCATCTGCGCCATCTCGGTCATGGCCTGGGCCCTGATGAACAAGCCCGAGGCGCTGGAAGACGTGGCCCGGGTCATTGCGCCGCAGGCTCAGCTGGACGAGACCCTGGTGCTGCGCGCCGCGCGTCGCGTGAGCGAGCAGCTGCTGGAAGCCCAGGCTCGCGGCCGCTGA
- a CDS encoding sulfate ABC transporter substrate-binding protein, translating into MLLTTARKTWLALSLLGLTAGPALAQEALLNVSYDVSRELYKDINPAFAKQYQARTGKSVSVNQSHGGSSRQALAVVGGLEADIVTMNQATDLDLLAEKGLIKTDWRRALPHGAAPYTTTTVFLVRKGNPKAIKDWADLARSGIAVIVPNPKTSGNGRYTYLGAWGSVVAKGGSEAQAREFVGKLLANVPVLDGGGRGATTTFTQRDIGDVLVTFENEAELIENEVGKGKFDVVYPSITIEAEAPVAVVEKVVAKKGTAAAAKAYADFLFSPEGQEIIARHNFRPRDPAVAARHAQRFPTVKTFTVDSLLGGWPAVAKTHFADGGVYDQLVLANAKR; encoded by the coding sequence ATGCTGCTGACTACCGCCCGCAAGACCTGGCTCGCCCTGTCCCTGCTCGGCCTGACGGCCGGGCCCGCCCTGGCCCAGGAGGCCCTGCTCAATGTCTCCTATGACGTGAGCCGCGAGCTCTACAAGGACATCAACCCCGCCTTCGCCAAGCAGTACCAGGCCCGCACGGGCAAGAGCGTGAGCGTCAACCAGTCGCATGGCGGCTCCAGCCGCCAGGCCCTGGCCGTGGTGGGCGGGCTGGAGGCCGATATCGTGACCATGAACCAGGCCACCGACCTGGACCTGCTGGCCGAGAAGGGTCTGATCAAGACGGACTGGCGCCGCGCCCTGCCGCATGGCGCCGCGCCCTACACCACCACCACCGTCTTCCTGGTGCGCAAGGGCAACCCCAAGGCCATCAAGGACTGGGCCGATCTGGCGCGCAGCGGCATCGCCGTCATCGTGCCCAACCCCAAGACCTCGGGCAATGGCCGCTACACCTATCTGGGCGCCTGGGGCTCGGTTGTCGCCAAGGGCGGCAGCGAGGCCCAGGCCCGCGAGTTCGTGGGCAAGCTGCTGGCCAATGTGCCGGTGCTGGACGGCGGCGGCCGCGGCGCCACCACCACCTTCACCCAGCGCGATATCGGTGATGTGCTGGTGACCTTCGAGAACGAGGCCGAGCTGATCGAGAACGAGGTGGGCAAGGGCAAGTTTGACGTGGTCTATCCCAGCATCACCATCGAGGCCGAGGCGCCGGTGGCCGTGGTCGAGAAGGTGGTGGCCAAGAAGGGCACGGCGGCCGCGGCCAAGGCCTATGCCGACTTCCTGTTCTCGCCCGAGGGCCAGGAGATCATCGCCCGCCACAACTTCCGCCCGCGCGATCCGGCCGTGGCCGCCCGCCACGCGCAGCGCTTCCCCACGGTGAAGACCTTCACGGTCGATTCCCTGCTGGGTGGCTGGCCGGCCGTGGCCAAGACCCATTTCGCCGATGGTGGCGTCTACGACCAGCTGGTGCTGGCCAATGCCAAACGTTGA